The DNA window tgtatcaaatcatagtttattttttatacaactcAAATGTAAGCGAATGAGATAGAGTTAGATTAGAGATAGAGAACATGTTAAAAAGCTATCGAGTGTATATAGAATTTAGTGTTACACAATTGATACTACACGTGCCTCAATTCACCACCAAAATCTGTAAATTCTAAGTGAGCATGACGCAAAACGACATCACAAAGTCCTATTGCTGTATACAGACATATGcacatgtgcatatatatgtatatatataccagGGAGATTTTGTTATCAATGCTATATAGTTTGTTGCGGTGGACTTGTTATCAGACCCAGTAGCAGTGCATCGCTTATTCATTTTcatacacataaacacacacatacatgtactacatatatataaatatatatatatatcttataaTGACACCACTGCTTGTGCAGCTTAGTGGTTAAACCACAAACATGTTCATCAATTagttgaaaaaagaaaaatatctagaagcaaaaatattttttccatATTCATCGTTTACTTAAGTTACAAGCTATATACatagcacatacatatgtttatgtatttagtCTACACGTCTTTTAGGCGTTCTTTCTAGCTGTgctacacaacacacacacacacacatacacatgcatatatgtaaataagatATCTTTTGGCTAatgagagaaaaaaaacatgacaaaatttgtttaaagtttaaaaccGCCTCGATCGACGAGAAATTGATTACAACGACAAcgatatgaaaataatatgaatttaataagaAACAAATAATCAAACCAACAcaaatgtgggcgtggcaacaacaacaaatgttgctgcgtTCCCACGACTTTTTGCGAACTGATCTTTGCcaaggcaagcaaaacaaacaaacaagatttggatgtataatttatagtttagaCAGTatctaatataaatatatagaattaaaaacaagtgtttacaaataataaagagGAGAAGCAATTTACAGATATTTAGCTTAAACACTGATtactttaaaacaaatataaaatgttgattagtaataataatgtaCATTTAGGTTTAGCCTAAGCCCCCGATGCGACATGACATTGACATCAGCTTATTTGAAAGCATGATAGAGTTCTAATACGCTTGAGCGCTGCTTTTTGGATTCCGGCTTTTGACGTACCTTAGCATCCAGCTTGATTCCAGGGCAGAAATTCCAAATGCAGAAAGATTCGTCCAGACCAGCTGTGCAAAGCTTCTTACCATCCGGACTCCACATCATAAAAATCGCGCCCTTGCCGTGAGAATTTAGCACATCCACCACACGATTTAGCGACGATAAAACAATAATCTTACACTCACAATAGCCCTCATCTAAAGTCGTAAAGtgttatttgaattaaaaaatgtgaattgcatttgttgatgGGACAAGGCGTTACCAAGGCGAAACACGTTAACCAGCAGCTCGCCTGTAATCTTATTAAAGTTTATGGAGTTGATGCAGATCCAAGTATCGCCCCGTTTATAAGAGGCGACGGTTTCGCAGCGTTTCACATTGTAGATTTGTATAAACGCTGGCGATCTATTCACTTAACATGCATGCGAAATGGATTATAATAGATATAAGAGTAAGACAGCGGCGACATGAACTCACCGATAGCCAACTCCGGCTCCGACCAGGGGTGCCAGTCGAACAGCCCACCCACATTGCAGTCAAGCTGTGCTACAACATTATAGCTATTGGTATCAAATACATAGATCAATCCCTTGTAATCTGACGTAGCTAAGTAACGCCCCGCTGAGGATAACTTAATGCGTTTTATCTTGTGCTTATGCTGGCTTAGAATCTTTTGGGTCGACATGTCGTGGATGGAGTATACAATGATGTGACCGCTGCCAGTGCCGCAGACAATCTGCTTGCTGTCATGGGTCCATTCAATACTGCTAATGAATTTGTAGATTTTCTTGAAGAATTTGCCATTGGATACCAGAAACTCATCCTCATCCAGCACCTCCCAGAGCTCcacaactaaagcaaaagttaaggACTTTGAAAATTATGTTGAAGGCAAGTCTAACCCGGAATAGACATATCCATGCAACTTATGGCCAAGTAGCGTCCGCAAGGTGAATACTTCAAGGCACGTGCAGAGTTGACTTTAAAGACCATAGTGATGTCCTGTCCCTCACGCCAGACAATGATGTTTTCCTTAAAGGAGAGCGCTATTTGCTTGCTCGTCGACCAGTCCATGCGATTGGGATCTGCTTGTAAACACGATAAATGTGCTGCTGgtcttatttataaatacatatatcagATGATGATGCTTACTGTACGATACAGAAGTCTGTGGCATGGCATTGGTAACATCCGGCCAGGCAGACGGACGCAAGCGTGCCAGGCAAGCCCAATCTTCAGTCTTCAGtgctgagcagctgcgtctgctCTGCAGGCTGTACTCTGGCTGTGTCTGGCTGCCAAAGTGCAGCAGACGCGAGTGCTGTATGTTGAATATTTCGTTGATGTTGGTCACGAACTTTGCTTGGCGCCAGTAGCTGGAGTTGAGCTTGAAATCCTAAAACGTGCCTGCTTGATTAGGACGCAGCCAAGAGTTGACACACTTGATACTTACATTGTGTAGAATGTCCTGCTCTGCTGTCTTGCCTACATAGTTTATATTGGTGTCCAGCTTCATGGAGTTGAACCGTTGCGGTATGAATCTATCGCCGTAGCTATACTTTGATATTATCCGCTGTTTACTAGTGTATACCTCGTTTTGCCAATCCCTGCTGCGccttaatttaacaaatgtgGACAACGACTCGGCGTCTGTCGTCTTCAATTTACTGGGACTCTCACAAACATTCATATTGGACGTCTCACCAACAACTAACTACGCCATTTTCACAAAGTCAATCCAATGTCAAGCACTCAACGCTAGCGCAACTAACTGTAGTTCTTCCAAGAGCATCCAGCCAAACAGATAAAGAGAGTGCGAGCGCAAGCCTCTTACACTAAACTTTAACGGTTCTTGCGCTGCCAGCAGTGGCGTCTGTTGAAGTTCTTAAGGGAAATTAACAGATTATAAACTACAttgaatatttcaaaattaatatcaattgGTTGGATCAtacatatttaacaattttcgtACATCTCTTATActaattgattttgttaacatttgtaaataattattcaatttcattaaaaagtgCATgtgattttattgtttttaatttcaacatatttattgatgtaattcaaaaaattaaatataagttatttttataattattacttGCTTACTATGCAAAATTACTTTGCagttttgcgttttttgtgtttttattttatcatattttatatatatattttgtttttaatgttttttgtttgttttttttttttggattttctgttttatatatttttgtattattctTTTACTTATGGGCTTGACATCcgtgttgctttaattattatgtattattataattgagttttattttgcatcAGCTGTtgcttatttgatttttattctttatattaattttcgtATTAGCTTTTTCAtgtttgtgtatatttaatatgtatatgcatatatatgtagtatatacaCGAGACAAATTggtgtgtatatgtttgctctacttatatatatacatacatatataatatatatatatatatatatatatgcacagttattattattatcatttactttttatagtttttcatTTGGGTTTATTATACTAagtgttgttgatttttgcttgttacgtatgtgtgtgtgttgtgtgtggatgtgtgtgtgtgtgtgtatagtatgtatatatgaaaaGTGTATtatgtgtatttatgtatgtatgttttgaattgtttttgttgttttattgttgtttgagtgaaccttttttttaaagatatattttgttgtggttcttgttgttgttgttgatcttggtttttttgttgttgtatttatactggtttcttatttgtttagtattgaatttaaattaatattaagaaaCATCCTATCTCCCGCTGCTAAATCATTCAAACAGCAAGCAagatattattgttgttgctgctgcttattcttgttgttgttgctatcattcataatatgtatacatatacacatatattttgcttattatatatatgtatatgtatgtgctcGTTCTTCATCACGtaataaaacacaaactcAGCGGCTTTCCGCTTGCATCCTCTTCTCCTTCACGACTGTCGGCCAATTATTCTGTTATCAGAGGTTTGCAGTTGGGTTTCTCTTTCTCCTTATCCCGATCGTTGCGTGGCTCCAACTGCTCCAACAACAGGGCGGGATTCGCCTGTCCCTGATGGGTCTTCTGCTTCAGCATTGTCCAGTCGTAGATATAATCATACTGATGGTTTAGTGTTCTGAACAGAATGCTGCAAATGGAAAACAGAGAGAGAATAACGATAAGAGTTACGCGATTCACAAATTAATGCCAATTTAAATTACTAACCGGAACAATTGACGTAGGTACATGTAGTCGGGTTGTTCCTCAAAGCGCAAACTACGACAATAGTTCAAGTACATGGAGAACTCGGCCGGTGAGCCCTTGCAGAGCACCTCGATGGGCGTTGACATTTTCTTTTCCGAGATTTTCTCATATTTCTGCTGCTTGGTGTTGGCCTTCATCCCCTGCCAGGGCAACACTCCGCGATTGAAGTACATCATCACATAGCCCAGCGATTCCATGTCGTCGCGACGCGATTGCTCAATACCCAAATGGGCATTGATTGATGCATAACGCGCAGTGCCCGTCAAGTTCTTGTCCTCGCGGTACAGGATGTGTaggcgtgtgtgtgggtcACGGAACTTCTTGGCCAATCCAAAATCGATCAAGAAAAGTTTATTGCAGTGACCGCCAATGCCCATCAGAAAGTTGTCGGGCTTAATATCACGGTGAATGAAGCACTTGAGATGTATATACTCGAGGCGACCTATCATTTGGTCGACCAACATGAGTACAGTTTTTATTGTAAAGTGGCGCGTGCAAAAGTTGAATAGGTCCTCCAACGATGGTCCCAGCAGATCCATTACCAGCGTATTAAAATTCTTCTCCTTGCCGTGATGGCGTATGCGTGGAAATCCGACGCCGCCACTCAATATGCGATACAGTTTCGCCTCGTACAGCAGCTGAGGATGCCTTGCACTGGCACTCTCCATCTTGATGGCCACTTCCTCGCCAGTCGTAATGCTCATCCCCAGATAGATGTCGCCAAAGGAGCCGCTACCTGCAATTCGTTAATGTTAACATTTATATGTCTCTGTCTCGCAGCTAAATAATCATTCTATGGTATAAATAACTTACCAATCTTGCGTATCACCCGATATTTGCCACCGACAATTACTTCGGGGCGGTTATCCTTCATCAGCCGCATTTTGTCCATATTGTTGCTATGGCTCCTCCGCACGATTTTTTTACAATCTTAATGTGTTGATCAACAATAgacaaatgtatatttatatctatgtatatagataATCCAATgtatctatatatagatatatatttatttatttatctatacAGTATTCAGGCAAGATCTGCAAAGACTGTTAAAGgcaaaaaacatttgtaagTATTGGATGTGTGTTAAGGCGGGCAAAAATGTTGTCGCACGCATCACCGAGAGAGAGGCGTGGGGCTCAAAAAGACTTTCTTTTCtaactttttttctttctttcgttGACCATCTTTGTCGTTGTCGATtgtagttcttgttgttgtcgctgctgttgttgtcgcattGTCGTTTGTTATTTTAGTTTGTGAAAACTTACTCGTTTTTTACATACTGTGCACTGGTTTTAAATTTGATCTAGGTTTCGAAATTGTCTGTTCtcataatgaaattaaaatttgaatcgATAGCTTAGCTCACATATAGTAGTCGACAATGtgcctttaatttatttgtttatgtgtgcatgtatgcacgcttgtgtttgtgtattggtattggtattggtattggaCTCCCCAACCAACAGTCGTAGTGTCAGGTGGGCCCAGGAACGAAAGCAGACGTAAACAGACTCAAATTTGTTGATcgattattaattttcattattgttgtcgatttttctttaaaaatagACAACGGGTTGATAAAcgataagcaacaacaacaacaggaacgGGAATTGGAATGAGTACGGGAACGGCGACAGgtacaactgcaacaacaactatacacacaagcaaacagttgcagcagcagcttctttaCCCCGTTGGAATgcatattacaaaaaaaaaaaaaaaaacactcactcacacacactcatgacAACAACATAGCAGCACCAACACATTAGCAATGATACATGCTCTCACACATTCAAAGCGAACGCACACAGCTGCagaaacactcacacacacgagcaCACTCACTCACAGTTGCCACTACTGCACCTTACATGTTTtcgtttctattttttttacacaaaagaaaatttgagTCAAACAGCTGCCCGCATTGAAACGCATATTGAACTCCGATGGCAATAACAAATGCTCTGCACAGTTTTCACAATAATTTTATCGTTGAAAATCTTACCAAAGTGAAACTGTTGTGCTGGGTGTTTCTCAAGGTTGGCTTTTTTACTATTGTGTTGGGGGCCAAAACGTACGAAcgaccaaaaaataaaagacaaataCACAATATATGTCGTAAATAATGTGTCTTTGTCTGCAGGCGAACCCAATATCCGTCACTCAGTTGTTACACAAATCTCTTTTTACACTTTTCATACGCGCACAACGGAAAAAACAggaattttatgtattttattaaataaaataaaatggttAGACTTCCAGCAAAAATGCTTTTGCTAGTGCAAACATGCACTGTTACTTTACAGTCGCTGTTAGCCACCTCGGGGGCTCTGTTAAACACTTCGTATTCGTAATTGCATGCTCAACTATCGATAACAAGTTTACTTTACAACTCTGTACATTGTACACTGTAAACGGAACTCGATATATTTTGATAACGATTATATTTCATCTTATTTATACATTGAGTTTTGATGCTTTTGATTATATCCTTCATGTCTAATTAAGTTGTTTACGTcgacttaattaaattgtttacagattcaaataaattaaataagaattaagTCACATGCCAATTATGCATGGAAAATCttgttgaataaaaaaagtaGAATTAAATAAGATTataacatacaaataaaaatacaatcctaaaaatagcacaaagaatactttaaattaattatttcattgcaAAATTCGAAAAATCAAGTGCATCAGTTCAACTTTTCCTTGACCTTTAACATACATCGCTAAAAATCGATTGTATAGCTTTAGACTTCCAGTGACtaactaaaaacatttaacagtGTTATTAGCTTCATTATAATATCATCCTATGAAATATAGTATAACCACAATAGTTGGTTTTTCCACACAGTGACTAAGTGGCTTggattaatttaataagctctGACTTATGTCGCTATCAGCCTTTCGTatgaatttcaataataaaatatatgttttttttttggtctatatatttttattaaaaacagtttttttgtttgtttgttttttttttgttgtttttggtttttgtaaaTAACGTGACGACTTgaaaacagaaattaaataagtgtACTTTACTCGTAATGTAGTAGAAAGTGTTATAAAAGCAATATTACAATAACTGTGGTAGAATTGGCTCCTAAAATAGATATTTTACAACTGATACCACTTTTTgtctttatatttaagcattaattgaTGCGCTGTACCGCTGAAATCTTGAGCTGTATTGGCCATACGCTCGGCCCGCTCCTCCAACAAATTGAGCTTCTCGCCACGCTCCATGGCCAACTGATGCGCACGGCTAATTTCCGATGCGGCTGTGGAAGCACGTTGACCAAGCTGATCCAAATTCGGGCCGGGTATATGCCGGGCAACCGAACGATTTGCTTTCCCGCTTTGTTCACCAACTGGATGGAAATAtaaatagagaaagagagataaATGTTGATATTCGGTTTAATTTCATTGTCTGATCAACTTACACAACTCTTCGCGATCCAAAAGCTTGGCACCACCGCCAAACAGACCTTTAAAGAAACCCTCCTTCGGCTGCTCGGGCATTTCCTGTACGGTGTATAACTCACCCATCATCTCCAAAATAAATTGACTGCAGGAATAAGGAAAagagttatattttttattgtataggCAGTTTAAACATTGAACTTACCAAAATTCCGATGATATCgtgaatttttgaatttcgGTGGGCGATGCCATGTACAATCCATGACCTTTATgactaaagcaaaatatttttgatattctgaaatgaaatttaagcaatgaGAGATTAGGACGAGATGATTCAAGCAAATTGAATCTTAGGGCTGCTTACTGAGTTGTATCTTCATGAACAATGAACTGTTGACCCCATATTGAAAGCATTGGATCCACAATTCCCTGTTTACATTTGGTTTGAAAACTTGgggaaaaacaaaagctttaattttgcatGCTTGCGGCTATGGGCGCGTGGAGTGGACTCACCTTAAGTCCATAAGTGGTAAGAAATCAGTGTCCAATAACAGCTTTAGACTAGGAAGACTATGTACCATTAGATGGCCATTCGAAAGATAGGTTGCTAAGCAAGAGCCATCTGTATAAAAtcgtatatttataataattatattggatgtgtgtgtgtgtgtctagctATTCACCTTTCATCGTAATAGTTTCTGCCTTGACTGCAAAGTCCATTTCCGATAATTGTATGCGATTAATGCAGCACTGATTTGCCACATCGAagacttttgtttgcttttcgctAGCGATTACGATATATTGTCGATCGGTGAGTGTTTCCAAGCCAGTGCTAACGCTGCCACttatgccgctgctgctagcgctgctgctgctcatgccgCCCGCTacgccagcgccgccgccactgccaCCTGGTCCAACGACACCTGCAGCGCCACCAGCACCGCCCGCCCCACCAGCGCCACTACTGCCTGCGCTTGTACCACTGATATTTCCAGCACCGCCAGCCACCGAAGGATTTGATATTGTATTGGCAGTTGTTGGTGTGAAAGTCGGACTagtgcggctgctgctcttagTGGGTGTGCCTGTCAAGAAGAAGCCCAAATCATAAGTtagtaacaaaatatttactatgCCCCAAACTAATTTCATTGCTCTAATTACGATCTTTCTTATCGCGATTCTCGTCACGCCAGGGCTCAAATGTATAGGGTATTAACGAGCCGTATGAGTCTAAAAAAGACATGGAAGTTATGGAGCCTTTGAGTCGCACTACGGGTCCgcctataaatatatatcgtatggtatatatagacacatagagagagagagagttataTAAAGTGTGCCAGCATCTTACCGTTTATTGTAACCAATACTGGTTGAGATTTGCGCACATCACGTTCAGGCATTGTAATGAACAATGTCAATATCGAACCGAAACTAGTTCCAATCCACAAAGTAGGAACAAGCGTCAGAATATCTGCAAGAACCAAGATTATATGcatacgtatatataaataaatataaatatatataaaatagtataagatatttaataataactcTGTGCAACATCCATTATGctatactaaatttaatttataaaagttattGTATTTGATGCAGCTGCTTCGATGCTTTTGTATAATATCTCAACTAACaagatttaattgtttaatgcattcaaaataaatataattttagactttgaactttgactttttttttttctcacaaTTAATTAATCGTTTATCACATTTGGAATAAAAGTCATGCTCTTAGCTTAATTAGAAACTATCGTTGGACTATAtaagtgcataaattttgaatttataattttgtgtgtCTAGATTTTGCTCTGATTCAGAGCCAAAACTGGTTTTCAAAATGGGAAGTGACGAAATCTCTTTTGGATgtaattaagttattaaaattgacTTACCATTGCGTTTTGCATAACTTTCAATGAAAGCTAGACAGGTAACAGATTCAGAGGAAGACATATCAATGCTGGACATTGATGACGAT is part of the Drosophila busckii strain San Diego stock center, stock number 13000-0081.31 chromosome X, ASM1175060v1, whole genome shotgun sequence genome and encodes:
- the LOC108605501 gene encoding casein kinase I, whose translation is MDKMRLMKDNRPEVIVGGKYRVIRKIGSGSFGDIYLGMSITTGEEVAIKMESASARHPQLLYEAKLYRILSGGVGFPRIRHHGKEKNFNTLVMDLLGPSLEDLFNFCTRHFTIKTVLMLVDQMIGRLEYIHLKCFIHRDIKPDNFLMGIGGHCNKLFLIDFGLAKKFRDPHTRLHILYREDKNLTGTARYASINAHLGIEQSRRDDMESLGYVMMYFNRGVLPWQGMKANTKQQKYEKISEKKMSTPIEVLCKGSPAEFSMYLNYCRSLRFEEQPDYMYLRQLFRILFRTLNHQYDYIYDWTMLKQKTHQGQANPALLLEQLEPRNDRDKEKEKPNCKPLITE
- the LOC108605891 gene encoding protein cortex isoform X2, translated to MNVCESPSKLKTTDAESLSTFVKLRRSRDWQNEVYTSKQRIISKYSYGDRFIPQRFNSMKLDTNINYVGKTAEQDILHNDFKLNSSYWRQAKFVTNINEIFNIQHSRLLHFGSQTQPEYSLQSRRSCSALKTEDWACLARLRPSAWPDVTNAMPQTSVSYNPNRMDWSTSKQIALSFKENIIVWREGQDITMVFKVNSARALKYSPCGRYLAISCMDMSIPVVELWEVLDEDEFLVSNGKFFKKIYKFISSIEWTHDSKQIVCGTGSGHIIVYSIHDMSTQKILSQHKHKIKRIKLSSAGRYLATSDYKGLIYVFDTNSYNVVAQLDCNVGGLFDWHPWSEPELAIDRQRLYKSTM
- the LOC108605891 gene encoding protein cortex isoform X1 — encoded protein: MNVCESPSKLKTTDAESLSTFVKLRRSRDWQNEVYTSKQRIISKYSYGDRFIPQRFNSMKLDTNINYVGKTAEQDILHNDFKLNSSYWRQAKFVTNINEIFNIQHSRLLHFGSQTQPEYSLQSRRSCSALKTEDWACLARLRPSAWPDVTNAMPQTSVSYNPNRMDWSTSKQIALSFKENIIVWREGQDITMVFKVNSARALKYSPCGRYLAISCMDMSIPVVELWEVLDEDEFLVSNGKFFKKIYKFISSIEWTHDSKQIVCGTGSGHIIVYSIHDMSTQKILSQHKHKIKRIKLSSAGRYLATSDYKGLIYVFDTNSYNVVAQLDCNVGGLFDWHPWSEPELAIVNRSPAFIQIYNVKRCETVASYKRGDTWICINSINFNKITGELLVNVFRLDEGYCECKIIVLSSLNRVVDVLNSHGKGAIFMMWSPDGKKLCTAGLDESFCIWNFCPGIKLDAKVRQKPESKKQRSSVLELYHAFK